The Stenotrophomonas maltophilia genome segment CGCCGCGGCGGCGGCTGGCGACCACAATGCGGTCGATGTAGAAGAAGGGGGTGTCCAGCTGCTGCTTGAACCAGGCGAAGTTGCTGCTGTCGTGCTGGCTGTCGCTGCCGAAGCCGATCAGGAAGCCGGCCAGGTTGCCGTCGCGCTCGGCGACGCGGAAATACTCAGCGGTTTCATAGAACAGGCGCAGGCGGGCCGCATCCAGGGGAAGGATGGCCAGGCCAGCGTTGTTGTTCAAAGCCAGGACGGAATCGAGCTCGTGCTCGCGCACGTCGCGGATGACAATCGACATTGTGACTCCGTGGGGTAACGCGGTTGGTCCATCAAGGGACCCTGCGCACGATTATTGCATGCCCGGGGTGGGCTGCGGCATGAACAGGCGACCGGGCAGGCATGACTTCCGTGGGGTGCGGTGTGCAGGCCGGGCCCGTAGAGTGCTGGCATGTTGGGAGTCCTCAGCCATACCCGCGTCCTTCGCCTGGCCGGCCTGTTCACCTGGGTCATGGTCGGTCTGCCCTTGGCGTACTCGCAGTTCGAGAACCTGCACAGCCGCGGTGACATGGGCGGCTGGGCGGTCCTGCTGTTCGTCGCCTACCTGTCCTTCGGCACCTCCTATTACTGGCTGACCCGCATCCTGCGCAGCGACAGCCCCACCAGCTGGCTGGACCGCGGCCTGCTGCTGCTGCTGACGATTTCGGCGCTGGGCGTCAGCTTCCTCAGCGGCTCGGGCCTGGGCAGCATCCTGATGATGGTGGCCGCCGGGGTCATTCCGTGGATGCTGTCGGTGCGGCTGGGCGTGCTGTGGCTGCTGGTCAGCCAACTGGCGGTGGCCCCGGTCTACTACTTGCTGCTGCGCTTCCCGTTGTTCGAAGCGGTGATGCAGTCGCTGCTGTACGGCGGCTTTTCCATGTTCATCTTCGTGACCAGCCTGGTTGCCCGGCAGCAGACCGAGGCGCGCGACGAACAGCGCCGGCTCAATTCAGAGCTGCGTGCCACCCGCGCCTTGCTTGCCGAGAGTGCCCGCGTCAATGAGCGCACCCGCATCTCGCGCGAGCTGCATGACCTGCTGGGCCACCAGCTGACCGCGCTGACCCTGAACCTGGAAGTGGCCGGGCACCTGGCCGAAGGGCAGGCGCTGGAGCACGTGAAGCGCTCCCACACCTTGGCCAAACTGCTGCTGGGCAACGTGCGCGAGGTGGTCAGCCAGCTGCGCGAGACCGGCGCGATCGACCTGGCCGCGGCGCTGCGCCCGCTGACCGAGAACGTGCCCTCGCTGGACATCCAGCTGGAGATCGAGGATCCGCTGAACGTGGAGGACCCCCAGCGGGCCCACGTCCTGCTGCGCTGCACGCAGGAGATCATCACCAACGCGGTGCGCCACGCCGGTGCGCGCCACCTGTGGATCAAGGTGTACCGTGAAGCCCCGGACCGGGTGGTGGTGGAGGCCCGCGACGACGGTGTCGGCGCGGACATGGTCAATGTGGGCAATGGCTTGCGCGGCATGCGCGAGCGCCTGCAACAATGTGGTGGCCAGCTGCAGATCGAGACCCGTCCCGGTGAAGGCTTCCGCCTGCGGGCAACGGTGCCGGCAACGGTGCTGGTGGCCGCCCTTACCAAGGTTCCTGAAGGAGTACGTTGATGATTCGCGTCTGCCTGGTCGATGACCAAACCCTGGTGCGGCAGGGAATCCGCTCCCTGCTGGCGCTCGACGATGGCATCGAGGTGGTGGCCGAGGCCGGCGATGGCCGGCAGGCGGTCGAGCTGATCCCGCAGGTGCGCCCCGACGTGGTCCTGATGGACATGCGCATGCCGGTGATGTCCGGACTGGAAGCGCTGCAGGTGCTGTCGCGGCAGGAACAGCTGCCGCCGACCATCATCCTCACCACCTTCGATGACGATCAGCTGGTGCTGGCTGGCCTCAAGGCCGGTGCCAAGGGTTACCTGCTCAAGGATGTGACCCTGGCACAGCTGGTCGGTGCCATCCGTACCGTGGCCGAGGGTGGTTCGCTGGTACAGCCGGCGGTGA includes the following:
- a CDS encoding sensor histidine kinase, which gives rise to MLGVLSHTRVLRLAGLFTWVMVGLPLAYSQFENLHSRGDMGGWAVLLFVAYLSFGTSYYWLTRILRSDSPTSWLDRGLLLLLTISALGVSFLSGSGLGSILMMVAAGVIPWMLSVRLGVLWLLVSQLAVAPVYYLLLRFPLFEAVMQSLLYGGFSMFIFVTSLVARQQTEARDEQRRLNSELRATRALLAESARVNERTRISRELHDLLGHQLTALTLNLEVAGHLAEGQALEHVKRSHTLAKLLLGNVREVVSQLRETGAIDLAAALRPLTENVPSLDIQLEIEDPLNVEDPQRAHVLLRCTQEIITNAVRHAGARHLWIKVYREAPDRVVVEARDDGVGADMVNVGNGLRGMRERLQQCGGQLQIETRPGEGFRLRATVPATVLVAALTKVPEGVR
- a CDS encoding response regulator is translated as MIRVCLVDDQTLVRQGIRSLLALDDGIEVVAEAGDGRQAVELIPQVRPDVVLMDMRMPVMSGLEALQVLSRQEQLPPTIILTTFDDDQLVLAGLKAGAKGYLLKDVTLAQLVGAIRTVAEGGSLVQPAVTQRLLSGLEHMRNEFVSLDRPDPLTDRETEILRLMASGFSNKEIANSLGVAEGTIKNHVSNILSKLGVRDRTRAVLKAFELQLV